One window from the genome of Salvia miltiorrhiza cultivar Shanhuang (shh) chromosome 7, IMPLAD_Smil_shh, whole genome shotgun sequence encodes:
- the LOC130994916 gene encoding short-chain dehydrogenase TIC 32, chloroplastic-like isoform X1 — MWIFGRKGPSGFSACSTAEEVTQGIDGSALSAIVTGASSGIGAETARVLALHGVHVIMAVRNVESCNKVKETIIKEFPEAKIDVMELDLASFASVRKFASEYNSLGLPLNLLINNAGIMATPFMLSQDNIELQFATNHLGHFLLTNLLLENMKKTAHESGKEGRIVNVSSEGHRHPYREGIRFDKINDNSSYQTLYAYGQSKLANILHANELTRRFQEEGIKITANSLHPGAIATNLLRHHKILEGLLMWFVKYLIKTIPQGAATTCYVALHPDVEGVSGKFFSDSNVSQPTELSADAQLAKKLWDFSLELTSPK, encoded by the exons ATGTGGATTTTCGGAAGAAAAGGGCCGTCTGGATTTTCAGCCTGCTCTACTGCAGAGGAAGTTACTCAAGGAATCGATGGCTCTGCCCTCTCCGCCATTGTCACTG GAGCATCAAGTGGCATTGGAGCAGAAACTGCTCGAGTCCTGGCATTACATGGTGTTCATGTAATCATGGCAGTGCGTAATGTGGAGAGCTGTAATAAGGTTAAAGAAACAATAATCAAAGAGTTCCCTGAAGCTAAAATTGATGTTATGGAACTCGATCTTGCCTCTTTTGCATCTGTGAGGAAATTTGCATCGGAATATAACTCTTTGGGGCTTCCCTTGAACCTCCTCAT taacaatGCAGGGATTATGGCTACACCCTTCATGCTTTCACAAGACAATATAGAACTGCAATTTGCCACTAACCATCTAG GCCATTTTCTATTGACAAATCTTCTATtggaaaatatgaaaaagactGCACATGAAAGTGGGAAAGAAGGAAGAATTGTCAATGTTTCATCAGAGGGCCATCGGCATCCATATCGTGAAGGCATCCGCTTTGATAAAATCAATGATAATTCAAG TTACCAAACCCTATATGCATATGGACAGTCCAAGCTGGCAAACATTTTGCACGCTAATGAACTTACGAGGCGCTTTCAG GAAGAAGGGATTAAAATAACTGCTAATTCTCTACATCCAGGAGCAATCGCCACCAACCTTCTGCGGCATCATAAAATCCTCGAAG GCCTACTTATGTGGTTTGTTAAGTACCTCATCAAAACTATCCCTCAG GGAGCAGCCACGACGTGTTATGTAGCTTTGCATCCAGATGTTGAAGGAGTGAGCGGTAAGTTTTTCTCGGACAGCAACGTCAGCCAGCCGACGGAACTGTCTGCAGATGCTCAGCTGGCTAAGAAATTGTGGGACTTCAGCTTGGAATTGACAAGCCCTAAATAG
- the LOC130994916 gene encoding short-chain dehydrogenase TIC 32, chloroplastic-like isoform X2: protein MWIFGRKGPSGFSACSTAEEVTQGIDGSALSAIVTGASSGIGAETARVLALHGVHVIMAVRNVESCNKVKETIIKEFPEAKIDVMELDLASFASVRKFASEYNSLGLPLNLLINNAGIMATPFMLSQDNIELQFATNHLGHFLLTNLLLENMKKTAHESGKEGRIVNVSSEGHRHPYREGIRFDKINDNSSYQTLYAYGQSKLANILHANELTRRFQEEGIKITANSLHPGAIATNLLRHHKILEGYHRLLYF, encoded by the exons ATGTGGATTTTCGGAAGAAAAGGGCCGTCTGGATTTTCAGCCTGCTCTACTGCAGAGGAAGTTACTCAAGGAATCGATGGCTCTGCCCTCTCCGCCATTGTCACTG GAGCATCAAGTGGCATTGGAGCAGAAACTGCTCGAGTCCTGGCATTACATGGTGTTCATGTAATCATGGCAGTGCGTAATGTGGAGAGCTGTAATAAGGTTAAAGAAACAATAATCAAAGAGTTCCCTGAAGCTAAAATTGATGTTATGGAACTCGATCTTGCCTCTTTTGCATCTGTGAGGAAATTTGCATCGGAATATAACTCTTTGGGGCTTCCCTTGAACCTCCTCAT taacaatGCAGGGATTATGGCTACACCCTTCATGCTTTCACAAGACAATATAGAACTGCAATTTGCCACTAACCATCTAG GCCATTTTCTATTGACAAATCTTCTATtggaaaatatgaaaaagactGCACATGAAAGTGGGAAAGAAGGAAGAATTGTCAATGTTTCATCAGAGGGCCATCGGCATCCATATCGTGAAGGCATCCGCTTTGATAAAATCAATGATAATTCAAG TTACCAAACCCTATATGCATATGGACAGTCCAAGCTGGCAAACATTTTGCACGCTAATGAACTTACGAGGCGCTTTCAG GAAGAAGGGATTAAAATAACTGCTAATTCTCTACATCCAGGAGCAATCGCCACCAACCTTCTGCGGCATCATAAAATCCTCGAAGGTTACCATCGACTTCTATATTTTTAG